The following coding sequences lie in one Arachis ipaensis cultivar K30076 chromosome B05, Araip1.1, whole genome shotgun sequence genomic window:
- the LOC107643822 gene encoding protein ASPARTIC PROTEASE IN GUARD CELL 1 gives MAPLLLLFFIFFASSSPLTHSRTRPLKTTMLDVASSLQKTTRNGPTSYSLKTQPSESTLSLQLLSRASIQKHQSYTNNYKLFTLSLLERDSARVKVIETRLDLALKRVSRPDLHPAKSMTELDPEEMQGPLISGTSQGSGEYFVRVGIGNPPSQAYLVIDTGSDVSWIQCAPCADCYDQADPIFQPASSASYAPIPCTAAQCKSLDLSECRNGTCLYEVSYGDGSFTVGEFATETITLGSVSVPNVAIGCGHNNEGLFVGAAGLLGLGGGALSFPAQLNATSFSYCLVDRDSDHVSTLEFHSALSHYAVTAPLRRNKAMNTFYYVGLTGIGVGGEVLPIPEASFEVDSTGAGGVIVDSGTAVTRLKEEVYDVLRDAFLSGTKGLQRANGVALFDTCYDLSSKSSVEVPTVSFHFPGGRELPLPAKNYLIPVDSVGTFCFAFAPTTSSLSIIGNVQQQGTRVGFDVANWVVGFSVDSC, from the coding sequence ATGGCACCTCTCTTACTCCTTTTCTTTATCTTCTTCGCCTCTTCTTCTCCACTAACACACTCTCGAACCAGGCCCCTCAAAACGACAATGCTCGACGTCGCTTCATCCCTTCAGAAAACCACCCGTAATGGCCCCACTTCATACTCCCTAAAAACACAACCTTCAGAATCTACACTCTCCCTTCAACTCCTTTCTCGCGCTTCAATTCAAAAGCACCAATCATACACGAACAACTACAAGTTATTCACACTCTCATTACTCGAGCGCGATTCAGCCCGAGTCAAGGTCATAGAAACTCGCCTAGATCTCGCTCTGAAACGAGTTTCACGCCCGGATCTTCACCCGGCCAAGTCGATGACCGAGTTAGACCCGGAGGAAATGCAAGGACCGTTGATATCCGGAACGAGTCAAGGAAGCGGCGAGTACTTCGTTCGAGTCGGAATCGGTAACCCGCCAAGTCAAGCTTACCTGGTCATCGACACGGGCAGCGACGTAAGCTGGATCCAGTGCGCACCTTGCGCCGACTGCTATGACCAAGCTGATCCAATATTCCAGCCGGCTTCATCGGCTTCCTATGCACCAATCCCCTGCACCGCGGCGCAGTGCAAGTCCCTAGACCTCTCCGAGTGCCGTAACGGAACCTGCCTCTACGAGGTTTCTTATGGCGACGGTTCTTTCACAGTCGGCGAGTTCGCGACGGAGACCATTACGCTCGGCTCCGTTTCAGTTCCCAACGTAGCCATCGGCTGCGGCCACAACAACGAAGGCTTGTTCGTCGGAGCTGCTGGCTTGCTCGGCCTCGGAGGCGGCGCGTTGTCTTTCCCGGCTCAGCTCAACGCCACTTCATTTTCCTACTGTCTCGTGGACCGCGATTCTGACCATGTTTCAACTCTCGAGTTTCACTCGGCATTATCTCATTACGCCGTCACGGCGCCTTTACGGCGGAACAAGGCGATGAACACATTCTATTATGTTGGACTGACCGGAATTGGTGTGGGCGGTGAGGTACTTCCTATTCCGGAGGCGAGTTTCGAGGTGGATAGCACCGGCGCCGGAGGTGTTATTGTGGATTCTGGCACGGCTGTGACGAGGTTAAAAGAGGAGGTGTACGACGTTCTGAGGGATGCGTTTCTGAGCGGGACAAAAGGGTTGCAGAGGGCGAACGGTGTGGCGTTGTTTGATACTTGCTACGACTTGTCGTCTAAGTCGAGCGTTGAGGTTCCGACGGTGTCGTTTCATTTTCCTGGGGGGAGGGAGTTACCGTTACCGGCGAAGAATTACCTGATACCGGTTGACTCGGTGGGGACGTTCTGCTTTGCCTTCGCCCCCACTACGTCTTCCTTGTCGATAATTGGGAATGTTCAGCAGCAAGGGACACGTGTCGGTTTCGATGTCGCTAACTGGGTCGTTGGATTCTCTGTCGATAGCTGCTAG